Proteins encoded in a region of the Triticum dicoccoides isolate Atlit2015 ecotype Zavitan chromosome 3A, WEW_v2.0, whole genome shotgun sequence genome:
- the LOC119270999 gene encoding expansin-A24-like produces MARARVVAVVLLAVGSLLLSAAADTATAPSPQPFVWQKAHATFYGGADASDTMGGACGYGNLFAEGYRTRTVALSTVLFNDGAACGQCYKIACDRKRADPLFCKPGVTVTVTATNFCPPNDALPNDNGGWCNTPRPHFDMAQPAWEKIGVYKGGIIPVMYQRVPCVKRGGVRFRINGHDYFNLVLVSNVAAAGSIKSMDVKSSHSEDWMPIARNWGVNWHSLANLTGKMLSFRLTNTDGHTLVFNNVVPKGWTFGQSFVSKLQF; encoded by the exons ATGGCTCGAGCTCGAGTTGTTGCAGTGGTGCTGCTGGCGGTCGGCAGTTTGCTGCTGTCTGCGGCTGCGGACACCGCAACTGCGCCATCCCCGCAACCGTTCGTCTGGCAGAAGGCGCATGCAACGTTCTATGGTGGTGCTGATGCCTCTGACACAATGG GTGGCGCATGCGGGTACGGCAACCTCTTCGCTGAAGGTTACAGGACGCGTACGGTGGCTCTGAGCACCGTGTTGTTCAATGACGGCGCCGCGTGCGGGCAGTGCTACAAGATAGCATGCGACCGCAAGCGCGCGGACCCATTGTTTTGCAAGCCTGGTGTGACGGTCACCGTCACGGCCACGAACTTTTGCCCGCCCAACGATGCCCTCCCCAATGACAACGGCGGCTGGTGCAACACGCCAAGGCCGCACTTCGACATGGCCCAGCCGGCCTGGGAGAAGATTGGTGTTTATAAAGGTGGCATCATCCCCGTCATGTACCAAAG AGTTCCGTGCGTGAAGCGGGGTGGTGTGAGGTTCAGAATCAATGGTCACGATTACTTCAATCTTGTGCTTGTGAGCAATGTTGCTGCAGCAGGCTCGATCAAATCCATGGATGTCAAGAGCTCGCACTCTGAAGACTGGATGCCAATAGCACGCAATTGGGGTGTTAACTGGCACTCGCTGGCGAACCTCACCGGAAAGATGCTCTCCTTCAGACTAACCAACACAGATGGACATACGCTTGTGTTCAATAACGTTGTGCCAAAGGGATGGACCTTTGGGCAATCATTTGTTAGCAAATTGCAATTCTAG